A single window of Polyodon spathula isolate WHYD16114869_AA chromosome 2, ASM1765450v1, whole genome shotgun sequence DNA harbors:
- the LOC121300353 gene encoding beta-1,3-galactosyltransferase 5-like: MKPIVSSHCINGLVYAGALTFFLFILKLFATVNYISEYNEDDWNHRSSLFPELSNHKAAKRRTGVDFKSLLKTDHKPPFCQKGPILLILVTSAPWHIEQRNAIRNTWAKKLGEETSSWQVLFLIGQPSEMGISSDVLQEHRIFGDILVGNYADSYRNLTLKVMHGLRWAVEHCEPQYILKTDDDCFVNTERLARFLADYNVVKTGLYVGSLFAQGKRHVIRDPLSKWYVSREDYWEDEYPPYASGIGYVLSLDAATRILKAAEDVPPVPMEDAYVGILAKEAEITVRSSGRFTKHNVNWRVCNYRYLMVIHNLDIGELKSAQQNMIKARTACSKTSEITRWK; encoded by the coding sequence ATGAAGCCAATTGTTTCGTCTCACTGTATAAATGGGCTTGTGTATGCCGGTGCCTTGACTTTcttcctgttcattttaaaattgtttgcgACTGTAAACTACATCAGTGAGTACAATGAGGACGACTGGAACCACAGAAGCAGCCTCTTTCCAGAGCTTTCAAATCACAAGGCAGCCAAGCGTAGAACTGGAGTGGATTTTAAGTCCTTGCTTAAGACTGACCACAAGCCTCCATTTTGTCAGAAGGGACCAATTTTGCTGATACTTGTAACATCTGCACCGTGGCATATAGAGCAAAGGAATGCAATACGAAACACATGGGCGAAAAAGCTAGGCGAGGAGACATCCTCTTGGCAGGTTTTATTCCTCATTGGCCAGCCATCGGAGATGGGCATTTCTTCAGACGTCTTGCAAGAGCACAGAATATTTGGCGATATTCTAGTTGGGAATTACGCAGACTCCTACAGAAATTTAACCCTTAAAGTCATGCATGGATTGCGATGGGCTGTGGAGCACTGTGAGccccagtacattttaaaaacagacgaCGATTGTTTTGTAAACACTGAGAGATTGGCTCGTTTCTTGGCAGATTACAATGTGGTAAAAACCGGGCTCTATGTGGGGTCATTGTTTGCCCAAGGCAAAAGGCATGTTATCAGGGACCCTCTGAGTAAATGGTATGTATCCAGGGAGGACTACTGGGAGGATGAGTATCCCCCATACGCCAGTGGAATTGGTTATGTGCTCTCTTTAGACGCTGCCACTAGAATCTTGAAAGCTGCTGAAGATGTTCCTCCTGTGCCAATGGAAGATGCCTACGTGGGAATATTAGCCAAGGAGGCTGAGATCACTGTGAGATCCAGTGGCCGTTTCACAAAGCACAATGTTAACTGGAGAGTGTGTAACTACAGGTACCTCATGGTGATTCACAACTTGGATATTGGCGAGCTTAAAAGTGCACAACAAAATATGATTAAAGCCAGAACTGCCTGTTCTAAAACCTCAGAGATCACCAGATGGAAATGA